One stretch of Enterococcus mundtii DNA includes these proteins:
- a CDS encoding class A sortase: protein MRTITKKERSKKVAVWSAVAFSAVAFACLGWYGVTHIESPSETEVITSNSFEQSSDSSQQATTGSYNRTGNDSTEEKEKESQKPASIENGGANEDFETMARPTIEQVNEAQKHLNEVSDQFVGKIEIPSIDLSLNILEGTTFQKMLYGATTLLPNQTIGKVNYALASHNMGVEGSMFTSIYKLKEGDSIYLTDSSGKTFHYQVTSNKVVDYQDTSCLNLTREPTVTLVTCQTVQDTPNRVIIQGELQSN from the coding sequence ATGAGAACAATCACTAAAAAAGAGAGAAGTAAAAAAGTGGCGGTATGGAGTGCAGTGGCATTTAGTGCCGTTGCTTTTGCTTGTCTTGGTTGGTATGGGGTGACTCACATAGAGAGTCCTTCTGAGACAGAGGTGATTACGTCAAATTCATTTGAACAAAGCTCAGATTCTTCTCAGCAAGCAACAACCGGGTCATATAATCGAACAGGAAATGATTCGACAGAGGAGAAGGAAAAAGAGAGTCAGAAACCCGCTTCAATCGAAAATGGTGGAGCGAATGAAGATTTTGAAACAATGGCGCGTCCCACAATAGAACAAGTGAACGAAGCTCAAAAACATTTGAATGAAGTTTCGGATCAATTTGTTGGAAAGATTGAGATCCCCTCGATTGATCTCAGCTTGAATATTTTAGAAGGAACAACGTTCCAAAAGATGTTATACGGCGCAACCACCTTACTACCTAATCAAACCATAGGAAAAGTTAATTACGCCCTTGCCTCGCATAATATGGGGGTTGAAGGCAGCATGTTTACGTCTATTTACAAATTGAAAGAAGGCGACAGTATCTATTTAACTGATTCTTCAGGAAAGACCTTTCATTATCAAGTCACCAGCAATAAAGTGGTCGATTATCAGGATACGTCCTGTTTAAATCTTACACGAGAGCCAACAGTCACATTGGTGACTTGCCAAACGGTTCAAGACACGCCTAATCGAGTCATTATACAAGGGGAATTACAATCAAATTGA
- a CDS encoding DUF5415 family protein — MAKKKSTLEEAAARVLEKRGQSETDWRKNTLEKVQFAFFRGQDKDLEEYVLNRERQKIILKEINKI, encoded by the coding sequence ATGGCCAAAAAGAAATCAACCTTAGAAGAAGCTGCGGCACGTGTACTAGAAAAACGTGGACAATCTGAAACGGATTGGCGAAAAAACACACTTGAAAAAGTACAGTTTGCATTTTTCCGCGGACAAGATAAGGATTTAGAAGAGTATGTATTAAATCGAGAACGACAAAAAATCATATTAAAAGAAATCAATAAAATATAA
- a CDS encoding TrbC/VirB2 family protein, producing MIQLFLQTQVLGAVDIFQSITTAANNLKNSLMVIAPIIAVVSIIIGGVMFFIGRRQVEQGKERIFNTILGIIIAVAATSIVLSVCSMFGMSPSGI from the coding sequence ATGATTCAATTATTTTTACAAACGCAAGTTTTAGGAGCTGTAGATATTTTCCAAAGTATCACAACTGCTGCAAATAATTTAAAAAACTCTTTGATGGTGATTGCACCGATTATCGCAGTAGTGTCAATCATAATTGGTGGTGTCATGTTTTTTATTGGTCGTCGTCAGGTCGAACAAGGGAAGGAAAGAATTTTTAATACGATTTTGGGAATTATTATTGCAGTGGCAGCTACATCTATTGTGTTATCAGTATGTTCAATGTTTGGAATGAGTCCTTCAGGAATTTAA
- a CDS encoding VirD4-like conjugal transfer protein, CD1115 family — MRVRETTKRKDKFFNLEKTKYLSHYYRYTPAGERLPEKHDKRVKQKLMYTGLVYLPLDYFATRFTEVFSRFHLIPGSLQGINWLDLESFPKLIEFDASGFWNPIVAQNSLGTRLLVSSVCLAPAVIMGFKMDMWFRPLADGQKGDNRLKTLKEIQQIFPEIPETKEIFPGYGGIPITHYKNRWYIQTDQVNTCIVGTSRSGKGQVEVLATIDNLSRAKIQSSIIVNDPKTELYVASKDELEARGYDVYAFNITEPLQSMSDNPLALIVKYWQRGDVDTATQLTNTFTNTIYYDANASDNKYFNENAQKAVNALIFALLEQADQTGDYSKLTPNNLVELLSEIGGFNYQDPENEFKQLNALDEFMNQLPPGNMAKKQYGATKIGSDKAKGNILSTAITGLNPFTLSKIAKMTSQSTIEYKSVGFPKYLDLKLHESLLNQRIIVDFYHKEKKIHEEHVKVGYRGFCEINFNCQLEQGDKICLKYTHENKNYVAWYQFSQKIMKDENGEIVYRKKRGETHLPELEKEAVLTLEEERSNLMVESIRMHYTDKPMAIFMLTPDYDPSNHIIVSIFLSQLYKELSTQCVKTKGDECHRRIHFILDEFGNMPPMDNMEGIMTVTAGRNMLWDLFIQSYQQLTAKYGEQNAAIIKANCQTHIYIMSTDDDTIEEFSRKVGNKTVEQENSTINMFGMNKHINRNVDSDRILTPERISTLLEGETIVLAPLKRRDLNGNKIRPYPIFNSEKTNSPYAYQYIEDFNPSWDINDINIHCTHADLDLKALQIDYDYFLPDEYARRLYHGLHEQFEEIEENMYLKIVQSIENKTAKKILLQLYEDQEIDRLQEYVKKLIKNEELSEMIGKRLIIEAEKAVSE, encoded by the coding sequence ATGCGCGTCAGGGAAACAACGAAACGAAAAGACAAGTTTTTTAACCTTGAGAAAACCAAATATCTTTCTCATTACTATCGTTATACTCCAGCAGGTGAACGATTACCAGAGAAGCACGACAAACGAGTCAAACAAAAACTGATGTATACAGGATTGGTTTATTTGCCACTTGATTATTTTGCCACAAGATTTACAGAAGTCTTTAGTCGTTTTCATTTAATCCCTGGTAGCTTACAAGGAATCAATTGGTTAGACCTTGAGAGTTTCCCCAAATTAATTGAATTCGATGCTTCAGGTTTTTGGAATCCGATTGTTGCACAAAATAGTTTAGGCACGCGTTTATTAGTCTCATCGGTTTGTCTAGCACCAGCCGTTATCATGGGTTTTAAAATGGATATGTGGTTTCGTCCTTTAGCAGACGGTCAAAAGGGAGATAACCGGTTAAAAACGTTGAAAGAGATTCAACAAATTTTTCCTGAGATACCAGAAACCAAAGAGATCTTTCCTGGATATGGTGGGATTCCGATTACGCATTATAAAAATCGGTGGTATATCCAGACAGATCAGGTCAATACATGTATTGTTGGTACTTCACGTTCTGGTAAAGGCCAAGTAGAAGTATTAGCAACAATAGATAACTTATCACGTGCAAAAATTCAAAGCTCTATCATTGTAAATGATCCTAAAACGGAGTTGTATGTGGCTAGTAAAGATGAACTAGAGGCGCGGGGCTATGATGTTTATGCCTTTAATATCACAGAACCTCTTCAATCAATGAGTGACAATCCGCTTGCGTTAATTGTTAAATATTGGCAACGAGGAGACGTTGATACTGCAACACAGTTGACCAATACTTTTACCAATACGATTTACTATGACGCAAATGCTTCAGATAACAAATACTTTAATGAAAATGCGCAGAAGGCTGTCAATGCGCTTATTTTTGCGTTGTTAGAACAAGCGGATCAAACAGGTGATTATTCAAAATTAACTCCCAATAACCTTGTAGAATTGTTATCAGAAATTGGAGGGTTCAACTATCAAGATCCAGAGAATGAATTTAAGCAACTTAATGCCTTAGATGAATTTATGAATCAATTGCCACCAGGAAATATGGCCAAAAAGCAATATGGGGCAACAAAAATTGGGTCAGATAAGGCGAAAGGTAATATTCTTTCAACAGCTATTACTGGATTAAATCCATTTACTTTGTCAAAAATTGCAAAAATGACTTCACAATCAACTATTGAATATAAATCAGTAGGTTTTCCAAAGTATTTAGACTTGAAACTACATGAGTCACTCTTAAATCAACGAATTATTGTTGATTTTTATCATAAAGAGAAGAAAATCCATGAAGAACATGTAAAAGTAGGATACCGAGGATTTTGTGAAATCAATTTTAATTGTCAATTAGAGCAAGGTGATAAGATTTGTTTGAAGTATACTCATGAAAACAAAAATTATGTTGCTTGGTATCAATTCTCTCAAAAGATAATGAAAGATGAAAATGGAGAAATCGTGTATCGAAAAAAACGCGGTGAAACACATTTGCCAGAGTTAGAAAAAGAAGCGGTGCTTACTTTAGAGGAAGAAAGAAGTAATTTAATGGTGGAATCGATACGGATGCACTATACCGATAAACCAATGGCAATTTTTATGCTTACGCCTGATTATGATCCCTCAAACCATATCATTGTCAGTATCTTTCTTAGTCAGCTTTATAAGGAATTATCAACACAATGTGTCAAAACTAAAGGAGACGAATGTCATCGAAGAATCCATTTTATTTTAGATGAATTTGGAAATATGCCACCAATGGATAATATGGAAGGAATCATGACGGTGACTGCTGGCCGAAATATGTTGTGGGATCTATTTATCCAATCTTATCAACAGTTAACCGCAAAATATGGGGAGCAAAATGCTGCGATTATAAAAGCAAATTGTCAAACGCACATTTATATCATGTCAACAGATGACGATACGATTGAAGAATTCTCTAGGAAAGTGGGAAATAAAACCGTTGAGCAAGAGAATAGTACGATCAACATGTTTGGTATGAATAAGCATATTAATCGCAATGTTGATTCTGACCGTATTTTGACACCAGAACGGATATCAACCCTTTTAGAAGGAGAGACTATCGTTCTTGCTCCATTAAAGAGAAGGGATCTTAATGGAAACAAGATAAGACCATATCCCATTTTTAATTCTGAAAAAACCAATAGTCCGTATGCTTATCAATATATCGAAGATTTTAATCCTTCATGGGATATCAATGATATTAATATTCATTGTACCCATGCTGATTTGGATTTAAAAGCTCTTCAAATTGACTATGACTATTTTTTACCAGATGAGTATGCACGTCGTCTGTATCATGGGTTACATGAACAATTTGAAGAAATAGAAGAAAATATGTACCTAAAAATTGTCCAATCAATCGAAAACAAAACAGCAAAAAAAATATTGCTTCAATTGTATGAAGATCAAGAAATTGATCGTCTTCAAGAATATGTTAAAAAGCTGATCAAAAATGAAGAACTATCCGAAATGATCGGTAAACGACTGATAATCGAAGCAGAAAAGGCGGTGAGTGAATGA
- a CDS encoding pLS20_p028 family conjugation system transmembrane protein, producing the protein MIGGILSDIGDWFSGLFGDGVDSDAVTKVLQDYSQYLQYQDVFSWIGNTILWGLIKLFYSLNKTLEDTIYQSFSLKDVLNAAGVSTLYQDLISKLAALLMVVTLIYIGIKFSVSKNPPQIKNVFINLLLAMLIIVGGSSLIDQGLNLSQSFYGDISSANQSQKSNSPAFQLIQNNVYDISTVLDTDPDKVTSLPTDQRNPLTAENFKYADINGVITPDEVDDIIGKSKKNELNQTQIDRINALQYKLELDDTGKKIPVKIDDTGLAQYVYTSGYRQYYSESWTILVGEISLAVAYLFILFTIVICIIELVFKKFYLVIAASTDLETGQRMKTAINDVSQSFLLLAFTILELQIYVTVLSGIGDLHTAGKLNGFLYLVSLIVLTVALFKGSQAVTKIFGVDTSLKNGANSLMSAFALTQTAKNAAGGAKSVVNAGKNSLSKLNEIRKNGFKHNKNDESTDSDNDNGNASTSLPRSTKKVSEVLGKGKEGLSKAVQGAGYLHERGLKGAAKDVKEKAKETVNDKLEDTRAKDVANAIKNPSEALEKQKEKVDQLKNEVGDSFAQGQVSAAVKANESAKTSVEKEQEENQPVLSQHKFKTNAAIPEGAKSEKIPMAELPKRNEDHSDTKIELPNKGIEVGSMKSTKINLPGNTPALNSQLDSFSETDNTFTKTADSVKQTRSRLPENGNMTTVSYGLKDGNSGSNQTSIVTKERASKPMAKTHSGYRPANINFTTSHKFTVSKETQEKEAALKNQILNNAKNEKEKV; encoded by the coding sequence ATGATTGGAGGAATCTTATCAGATATTGGAGATTGGTTCAGTGGACTGTTTGGTGACGGAGTAGACAGTGACGCGGTTACAAAAGTCCTACAAGATTATAGCCAGTATCTCCAATATCAAGACGTCTTCAGTTGGATCGGTAACACGATTTTATGGGGGTTGATCAAATTATTCTACAGTTTGAATAAGACCTTAGAAGATACGATTTATCAAAGTTTTTCATTGAAAGATGTGTTGAACGCAGCAGGGGTTTCTACACTTTATCAAGATCTAATAAGTAAACTTGCGGCATTGTTAATGGTCGTAACATTGATTTACATTGGGATCAAATTTTCAGTAAGCAAGAATCCACCACAAATAAAAAATGTTTTTATTAATCTATTGCTAGCCATGTTGATTATTGTTGGTGGAAGTTCGTTGATCGATCAAGGGTTAAATCTCAGTCAGAGCTTTTACGGGGACATTAGTTCAGCGAATCAATCGCAAAAAAGTAACTCACCGGCCTTTCAATTGATTCAAAACAATGTTTATGACATAAGCACGGTGCTAGATACTGATCCAGATAAGGTCACAAGTTTGCCAACGGATCAACGTAATCCATTGACAGCTGAAAATTTTAAATACGCCGATATCAATGGGGTTATAACCCCTGACGAAGTTGACGATATTATAGGAAAAAGTAAAAAAAATGAACTAAACCAAACTCAAATTGATCGAATTAACGCTTTACAGTACAAATTAGAATTAGATGATACAGGGAAAAAAATACCAGTAAAAATCGATGATACAGGACTTGCACAGTACGTCTATACTTCAGGTTATCGTCAATATTACAGTGAGTCATGGACGATCTTAGTTGGGGAAATTTCTCTAGCGGTGGCTTATTTATTCATTTTGTTTACTATTGTGATTTGTATCATTGAACTAGTATTCAAGAAATTTTATTTAGTAATTGCAGCTAGTACAGATTTAGAAACAGGGCAAAGAATGAAGACGGCAATCAATGACGTATCTCAGTCATTCTTATTGTTAGCTTTTACTATTTTAGAACTACAAATTTATGTAACAGTCCTTTCAGGAATCGGTGATTTACACACAGCTGGAAAGCTGAATGGCTTCTTATACCTCGTTTCTTTAATTGTTCTTACAGTAGCTTTATTCAAAGGCTCACAGGCAGTGACAAAGATTTTTGGTGTCGACACGAGTCTGAAGAATGGCGCAAATTCACTCATGAGTGCTTTTGCTTTGACTCAAACAGCGAAGAATGCCGCTGGAGGAGCGAAGAGTGTTGTAAATGCAGGTAAAAATAGTCTAAGTAAATTGAATGAGATCCGTAAAAATGGATTTAAGCATAATAAAAATGACGAAAGTACGGATAGTGATAATGATAACGGAAATGCCTCTACTAGCTTACCTAGAAGCACTAAGAAGGTATCAGAAGTACTTGGAAAAGGAAAAGAGGGGTTATCAAAAGCCGTACAAGGTGCTGGCTACTTGCATGAACGTGGACTAAAAGGAGCAGCAAAAGACGTAAAAGAAAAAGCAAAAGAAACGGTCAATGACAAGTTAGAAGACACACGTGCAAAAGACGTCGCGAATGCGATTAAAAATCCTTCTGAAGCATTAGAAAAACAGAAGGAAAAAGTTGATCAATTGAAAAATGAAGTTGGCGATTCATTTGCACAGGGACAAGTTTCAGCAGCTGTTAAAGCCAACGAAAGTGCAAAAACATCTGTAGAAAAAGAACAAGAAGAAAATCAACCAGTGTTATCACAACATAAATTTAAGACAAATGCAGCGATACCAGAAGGAGCGAAATCAGAAAAAATTCCAATGGCTGAATTACCAAAACGAAATGAAGATCACTCAGACACTAAAATCGAGTTACCAAATAAGGGAATTGAAGTAGGATCAATGAAATCTACAAAAATTAATCTTCCAGGTAATACTCCAGCATTAAATAGTCAATTAGATAGTTTTAGTGAAACGGATAATACTTTCACTAAAACAGCTGACTCAGTGAAACAAACACGCAGTCGCCTACCAGAAAATGGAAACATGACCACGGTTTCTTATGGATTAAAAGATGGAAATAGTGGCTCAAATCAAACATCGATTGTAACCAAAGAGCGTGCGTCAAAACCAATGGCGAAAACGCACAGTGGATATCGCCCAGCGAATATTAATTTCACAACGTCACATAAGTTCACTGTTAGCAAGGAAACACAAGAAAAAGAGGCAGCACTGAAAAACCAAATTTTAAATAATGCAAAAAATGAAAAAGAGAAGGTCTAA
- a CDS encoding DUF5592 family protein, with protein sequence MNKYLRMKNPPRFNGEWKFYAVFILDALTLIGFFLLAKGLNNLFHLSMVFAILDYILWLLIGGIMVRRPYNNPGQRQFFMIVESLFFVDKNHYHSIDPNRNYHGRS encoded by the coding sequence ATGAATAAGTACTTACGAATGAAAAATCCGCCACGTTTCAACGGTGAGTGGAAATTTTACGCGGTTTTTATTTTAGATGCTTTAACCCTAATAGGTTTCTTTCTATTAGCTAAAGGATTAAATAATTTATTCCACTTATCAATGGTGTTTGCAATTCTTGATTATATTTTATGGTTGCTCATTGGCGGAATAATGGTTAGACGTCCCTATAACAATCCAGGGCAACGTCAATTTTTTATGATCGTTGAATCATTATTTTTTGTTGATAAAAACCACTATCATTCGATTGATCCAAACCGGAATTATCATGGCCGGAGTTAA
- a CDS encoding VirB4 family type IV secretion system protein: MLEAIKTFFSPQESQKVIDPLKQLGNREIEILKENGYDLDFLKQVLPQGGLQFDEEYVTYGNGYSRCVTVYSYTKDPTLFWLANLMNNPHTIATLDIKTDEKQKIINNINRALDELDDRTENERKATDRNKSAQEYMELAEYAQSLTSNGEISKQIKVRIHVYGNTLEEVDERAQELIENLKGMDYHAVTYLHKTKRDWQALFTLFNEQEEWFGNIRGQSLPSNNIGGGFPFHHQTLKDPGGTHYGETMTGGAFVWNATYKNSVRLSTNTLLLGMMGAGKSTVLKMITETHLAKGDSIWGFEKGKDFIPLLNEYDGTIVRLDGSDGMINPLEIFATRTYDEAAEKKRNSEKSNELIINEEASYRAHLDKVVYQVELVSPHMKGTMKSEFRTYLSEFYEAYGTVPKGFGTSKVRNEQSQKKVTGLEPEAYPTFSDFLSYLKQLDLPYASQEKKNRKEAIESIVEDLCKTYGMIFDGHSTIEHLNTKQFVFFDIDSIDGLDRGVQQCQMYLAMTLIWNQALLQGRKQRRLIKEGKLKEEDFQRFLAVIDECHNVINPNFIETVNYVTNFQREMRKVEAMTVLATQSPQEMVPENMTSDKFSELKKVFEFSSTKIFMRMDESILRHIERLVGNSMTNSELESIPQQNQGDAVIAFGSKESIRVHFTPNQRQLKLFDGGK, translated from the coding sequence ATGCTAGAAGCGATAAAAACGTTTTTTTCACCTCAAGAAAGTCAAAAGGTGATTGATCCATTGAAACAACTTGGTAATCGAGAGATTGAAATCTTAAAGGAAAATGGTTATGATCTGGATTTTTTAAAACAAGTACTACCGCAAGGTGGTCTCCAGTTTGATGAAGAATATGTGACCTATGGGAATGGCTATTCCCGTTGTGTCACGGTTTACAGCTATACGAAAGATCCCACATTGTTTTGGTTAGCGAACTTAATGAATAATCCGCATACTATTGCCACATTGGATATTAAAACGGATGAGAAACAAAAAATCATTAATAATATCAACCGTGCCTTAGATGAATTAGACGATCGTACTGAAAACGAACGAAAGGCTACCGATCGAAATAAAAGTGCGCAAGAATACATGGAATTAGCCGAATACGCTCAATCGTTAACTTCGAACGGAGAAATCTCAAAACAAATCAAGGTACGTATCCACGTTTATGGTAATACCTTAGAAGAAGTCGATGAACGCGCCCAGGAATTGATTGAGAATTTAAAAGGAATGGACTATCACGCAGTTACGTATCTACATAAGACAAAACGTGACTGGCAAGCTTTGTTTACACTCTTTAATGAACAGGAAGAATGGTTTGGAAATATTCGTGGTCAATCATTGCCATCAAATAATATTGGTGGCGGATTTCCATTTCACCATCAAACCCTGAAAGATCCAGGAGGAACACATTATGGGGAGACAATGACTGGTGGAGCATTTGTGTGGAATGCGACGTACAAGAACAGTGTTCGTTTATCGACAAACACTTTGCTTTTAGGAATGATGGGGGCTGGGAAGTCAACAGTGCTAAAAATGATCACAGAAACTCATCTAGCGAAAGGAGATTCGATTTGGGGCTTTGAAAAAGGTAAGGACTTTATTCCATTACTAAACGAATACGACGGTACAATCGTTCGTTTAGATGGCTCAGACGGCATGATCAATCCACTAGAGATCTTTGCGACACGTACGTATGATGAAGCAGCCGAGAAGAAGCGAAACAGTGAAAAAAGTAATGAACTGATTATCAATGAAGAAGCGTCTTATCGCGCGCATTTAGATAAAGTGGTGTATCAAGTTGAATTGGTTAGTCCGCATATGAAAGGGACGATGAAATCAGAGTTCCGTACTTATTTAAGTGAATTCTATGAAGCCTATGGAACTGTACCAAAAGGTTTTGGGACGTCAAAAGTACGCAATGAGCAATCGCAAAAAAAAGTAACTGGGCTTGAGCCAGAAGCTTATCCGACTTTCAGCGATTTTCTTTCTTATCTCAAACAACTCGACTTACCATATGCGTCTCAGGAGAAAAAGAATCGAAAAGAAGCGATTGAATCGATCGTCGAAGATTTATGTAAGACATATGGAATGATTTTTGATGGACATAGTACGATTGAACATTTGAACACGAAACAATTTGTGTTCTTCGATATTGACTCCATTGACGGCTTAGATCGTGGTGTCCAACAATGCCAGATGTATTTGGCAATGACGTTGATTTGGAATCAGGCATTACTTCAAGGGCGTAAGCAACGTCGATTAATTAAAGAAGGAAAGCTGAAAGAAGAAGATTTCCAACGGTTCTTAGCGGTGATTGACGAATGTCACAATGTCATTAATCCGAATTTTATTGAAACCGTCAATTATGTAACCAATTTCCAACGAGAAATGCGTAAAGTCGAAGCAATGACGGTTTTAGCTACGCAATCGCCACAGGAAATGGTACCAGAGAACATGACTTCAGATAAATTCTCGGAATTGAAAAAAGTCTTTGAATTTTCTTCCACTAAAATCTTTATGCGAATGGACGAATCGATTCTACGGCATATTGAACGTTTGGTAGGTAATTCGATGACGAATTCTGAGTTGGAATCTATTCCGCAACAAAATCAAGGTGACGCGGTCATTGCCTTTGGTTCAAAAGAATCGATCCGTGTTCACTTTACACCGAACCAACGTCAATTGAAATTATTTGATGGAGGGAAATAA
- a CDS encoding glucosaminidase domain-containing protein, which yields MDKQVENVIKQQIKRRMKRRLFLWLFGTSGGLFLLGLVLALVLFIAFAAGVPDQSGGTVGDVTFTGEYSEGLPMYDEIKGRGPFSDEIAQYAVGAAVKYKLLPSVILSQYGYESAFGTSLSAKNDLNYFGITWFDGCLFPKGTARGVGGIEGGWYMKFPTSQAAFSYYGFMVATQSNFNACVGNKSPGADLLILGRGGYAAAGITEDSAYYQGCMSIIESNHLTEYDEFAIKHWGEGNSSNGTITGEWTNPFPGTSLDQSSFSGGQLFGTNPGGEFRPNGFHDGLDFGSVDHPGSEIHAVHSGTVTYVGNPGISQLGACVIVINYDGLNMVYQEFTNNGSNARVKVGDQVKVGQVIAIRDTEHLHLGFTRMDWLEAQGHGYTNDGTWIDPLPLLNSSGGEMK from the coding sequence ATGGATAAGCAAGTGGAAAATGTGATCAAGCAACAAATCAAGCGTCGTATGAAGCGGCGCTTATTTTTGTGGCTTTTTGGGACGTCTGGAGGCTTGTTTTTATTAGGGCTTGTTCTAGCACTTGTACTATTTATAGCTTTTGCAGCAGGAGTTCCTGATCAGTCCGGAGGCACGGTTGGTGACGTTACATTTACGGGTGAATATTCTGAAGGACTCCCAATGTATGACGAAATCAAAGGACGTGGCCCTTTTTCAGACGAAATAGCGCAATACGCAGTTGGTGCAGCAGTAAAATACAAATTATTACCCAGTGTCATTCTTTCGCAGTACGGCTATGAGTCTGCTTTTGGAACGTCTTTATCTGCTAAGAATGATTTGAACTATTTTGGGATCACCTGGTTTGATGGTTGTTTGTTTCCAAAAGGAACGGCTCGTGGCGTTGGTGGAATTGAAGGAGGTTGGTATATGAAGTTTCCTACTTCTCAAGCAGCCTTCTCTTATTATGGATTCATGGTGGCAACGCAATCTAATTTTAATGCGTGTGTCGGTAATAAAAGCCCAGGAGCGGATTTACTAATCTTGGGTCGTGGTGGCTATGCAGCAGCTGGAATCACTGAAGATAGTGCTTATTATCAAGGCTGTATGTCGATTATTGAATCGAATCATTTAACCGAATATGACGAATTTGCGATCAAACATTGGGGAGAAGGAAATTCAAGTAACGGAACAATCACCGGCGAGTGGACGAATCCATTTCCTGGCACTAGCTTGGATCAAAGTTCATTTAGTGGGGGGCAATTATTTGGAACGAACCCAGGAGGCGAATTCCGTCCAAACGGTTTCCACGATGGGCTAGATTTTGGATCAGTCGATCACCCAGGGAGTGAGATCCATGCAGTTCACAGTGGAACAGTCACCTATGTAGGTAATCCAGGAATATCACAATTAGGGGCATGTGTAATCGTGATTAATTACGATGGCTTAAATATGGTGTATCAAGAATTTACTAATAATGGCAGCAATGCACGAGTAAAAGTTGGAGATCAGGTAAAAGTAGGTCAAGTCATCGCGATTAGAGATACGGAACACTTGCATTTAGGATTTACACGAATGGATTGGTTAGAAGCACAAGGACATGGTTATACCAATGACGGCACGTGGATTGATCCATTACCACTTTTAAACAGCAGCGGAGGAGAAATGAAATAA
- a CDS encoding coiled-coil domain-containing protein, whose protein sequence is MKKRKETRPRFKKRRKYIKWLGILGILSFLILGSPIYTHKSINIPDEVSTNPFLSGKEMKLVEKEKGKNQELVCEFAIENEDQNLLKELTNLTYQVEVKTAKGDYQEIQTKLIPVSKDYLVVQMTHMPEEYAAIRITIKANKIDSQVDMQVPKDLVYYVHQDKVTKELTDHDYAQHAVDYKVKDYQQEVKKAQENIDALQASIELNENLIAELSEQLTYQVDEDQEATEQKISNYQEENETSKTQIKEEQETIKKLQEKITHVTKETL, encoded by the coding sequence ATGAAGAAGAGAAAGGAAACAAGACCAAGATTCAAAAAAAGAAGGAAGTATATCAAATGGCTGGGGATTCTAGGGATTCTCAGCTTTTTGATTTTAGGCAGTCCAATTTATACGCATAAAAGTATCAATATACCTGATGAAGTTAGTACCAATCCCTTTTTAAGCGGGAAAGAAATGAAGTTAGTTGAGAAAGAAAAAGGAAAAAATCAAGAATTAGTTTGTGAATTTGCGATTGAAAATGAAGACCAAAATTTATTAAAAGAGTTAACAAACTTGACGTATCAGGTCGAAGTCAAAACCGCCAAAGGAGATTATCAAGAAATTCAAACAAAATTGATTCCTGTTTCCAAAGACTATCTTGTGGTGCAAATGACACACATGCCTGAAGAGTATGCAGCGATTCGGATCACGATCAAAGCAAACAAAATCGATTCTCAAGTCGATATGCAAGTACCGAAAGATTTAGTTTATTACGTACACCAAGACAAAGTAACTAAAGAGTTAACGGATCATGATTATGCTCAACATGCTGTAGATTACAAAGTAAAAGACTATCAACAAGAAGTGAAAAAAGCGCAAGAAAACATCGACGCTCTACAGGCATCGATTGAGTTGAATGAAAATCTGATTGCCGAATTGTCAGAACAACTGACTTATCAGGTGGATGAAGATCAAGAAGCAACTGAACAAAAAATCAGCAATTACCAAGAAGAGAATGAAACCAGTAAAACACAAATCAAAGAAGAACAAGAAACAATTAAGAAATTACAAGAAAAAATCACACATGTCACCAAAGAGACACTGTAA